Proteins encoded in a region of the Sulfurimonas marina genome:
- a CDS encoding HAD-IC family P-type ATPase produces the protein MGKKLWHSMDIESVYASTNTTENGLSSSEAKARLELYGPNKLQEQKKQSAFVRFILQFHNVLIYVLICAAILTFFLDHTIDSIVIITVVLINAIIGFIQERGAQNALESIRKMLAYTAVVFRDEKKQKCSSEDLVVGDIVQLEAGDRVLADIRITQAHGLSAGEAILTGESDTVEKNPKSVDKDVMIADRSSMVFAGTTITSGIGRGVVVATANKTELGRINKMLSSVQVLTTPLVEQMDKLAKWLTLFILLFSITILYIGYYIKDMPFNEIFIAVVGLFVAAIPEGLPAVLTITLAVGVQAMAKRNAIVRQLPAIETIGSVSVICSDKTGTLTQNEMMVQTIQSSEIQYVVSGSGYDPTGVIHTDKNEEIDLNEDHFIKMMAKCSALCSDANLFNNNGQWSVDGSPTEGALVAFSHKVGFDAEKIRLEYLRADFIPFDSKHKFMATLNHGHDNESLIVVKGAAEIILKMCKFQYVNDLHKKDLDETFWEEMAEDMAKKGQRIIAIAYKNVPQEQSSLSFSDLDDGLILVGFTGIIDPPRAEAIEAIQECYNGHIEVKMITGDHTTTASAIGKAIGLRSSENVLSGKDIEHLSDEELQEAVLKTNIFARTTPEHKLRLVKALQEHNKVVAMTGDGVNDAPALKRANIGIAMGKKGTEAAKESSEFVLTDDNFASIVDAVREGRKVYDNIKKVISWTLPTNASEASVIVMAIVFGMAMPITPIQILWANMITAVTLGIALAFEKEDKNIMKRAPRALSDAILNKIVIWQIFYVTLLFLSAIFGIYSYAINSGVEIEYAQTLAFNTLIFMEIFYLFYVRNMNTLTKSFLDIVNTPVAWVAVSVVVLAQTIVTYVPFFQTVFTTKALSFSEISLILAVGFIMYALLELEKYIRVKTLYKTS, from the coding sequence ATGGGAAAGAAACTATGGCATAGTATGGATATAGAGTCGGTGTATGCTAGCACAAATACTACTGAAAACGGCTTGAGCAGTTCTGAAGCAAAAGCCAGGCTAGAGCTCTATGGACCTAATAAACTTCAAGAACAAAAGAAACAAAGTGCGTTTGTACGCTTTATTTTACAGTTTCATAATGTTTTAATTTACGTACTTATTTGTGCTGCAATCCTTACATTCTTTCTTGATCATACAATAGACTCCATTGTTATTATAACTGTAGTACTGATCAATGCAATCATTGGGTTTATTCAAGAGAGAGGGGCTCAAAATGCTTTAGAGTCTATTCGAAAAATGCTTGCGTATACCGCTGTAGTGTTTCGTGATGAAAAAAAGCAAAAATGCAGCAGTGAAGATCTGGTTGTAGGTGATATTGTCCAGCTTGAAGCGGGAGACCGAGTATTAGCAGATATTCGCATTACCCAGGCTCATGGACTCAGTGCCGGGGAAGCTATTTTGACCGGTGAATCCGATACTGTTGAAAAGAATCCAAAAAGTGTCGACAAAGATGTGATGATCGCCGATCGAAGCTCTATGGTTTTTGCAGGGACAACAATCACCAGCGGAATAGGGCGCGGAGTTGTAGTCGCCACGGCAAATAAAACAGAACTTGGACGCATTAACAAGATGCTTAGCAGTGTACAGGTACTCACAACACCTTTAGTTGAGCAGATGGATAAGTTGGCAAAATGGCTGACTTTGTTTATATTACTCTTTTCTATCACTATTTTATATATAGGTTACTATATAAAAGATATGCCGTTTAATGAGATATTTATCGCCGTTGTAGGCTTGTTTGTTGCCGCAATTCCTGAAGGGTTACCGGCAGTTTTGACAATTACTTTGGCTGTAGGTGTTCAGGCGATGGCCAAAAGAAATGCCATTGTACGTCAGTTACCGGCAATTGAAACGATAGGTTCGGTTTCTGTGATATGTTCTGATAAGACGGGGACTCTTACTCAAAACGAGATGATGGTACAAACGATTCAAAGTTCAGAGATACAGTATGTAGTAAGTGGTTCAGGGTATGATCCTACAGGTGTTATACATACAGATAAAAATGAAGAGATAGATTTAAACGAGGATCATTTTATCAAGATGATGGCAAAATGTTCGGCACTCTGTAGCGATGCGAATCTATTTAACAATAACGGGCAATGGAGTGTTGATGGAAGTCCGACAGAGGGAGCATTAGTCGCATTTTCCCACAAAGTTGGATTTGATGCAGAAAAGATTCGTTTAGAATATCTCAGAGCTGATTTTATCCCTTTTGATTCCAAGCACAAGTTTATGGCAACTTTGAACCACGGTCATGACAATGAATCTTTGATAGTAGTAAAAGGGGCGGCAGAGATCATTTTAAAGATGTGTAAATTTCAGTATGTCAATGATCTTCATAAAAAAGATTTAGATGAAACTTTTTGGGAAGAGATGGCGGAAGATATGGCAAAAAAAGGGCAAAGAATTATTGCTATAGCGTATAAAAATGTTCCGCAGGAGCAATCATCACTAAGTTTCAGTGATCTTGATGATGGACTTATTTTAGTTGGTTTTACAGGAATCATTGATCCTCCTAGAGCTGAAGCTATAGAAGCTATACAGGAGTGTTACAACGGACATATTGAGGTTAAAATGATTACAGGTGATCATACGACAACCGCTTCAGCTATTGGTAAAGCTATAGGGCTTAGATCTTCTGAAAATGTATTAAGCGGAAAAGATATTGAACACCTAAGTGATGAGGAGTTGCAAGAAGCAGTTTTAAAGACAAATATCTTTGCACGTACAACCCCTGAGCATAAACTGCGTTTGGTAAAAGCACTGCAAGAACATAATAAAGTTGTTGCAATGACGGGTGACGGCGTAAACGATGCTCCTGCACTAAAGCGTGCCAATATCGGTATTGCTATGGGTAAAAAAGGCACCGAAGCGGCAAAAGAATCGAGTGAATTTGTCCTTACTGATGATAATTTTGCTTCAATTGTCGATGCGGTAAGGGAGGGGAGAAAAGTCTATGATAATATTAAAAAGGTTATCAGTTGGACACTTCCGACAAATGCTTCTGAAGCTTCTGTTATTGTGATGGCTATAGTTTTTGGTATGGCAATGCCAATTACTCCTATTCAAATACTTTGGGCAAATATGATAACTGCCGTAACGTTAGGGATTGCTTTAGCATTTGAAAAAGAGGATAAAAATATTATGAAAAGAGCTCCGCGTGCACTGAGTGATGCTATTTTAAATAAAATCGTTATCTGGCAGATCTTCTATGTGACACTTTTGTTTTTGAGTGCAATATTTGGCATTTATAGTTATGCAATAAACAGTGGGGTAGAGATCGAATATGCCCAAACATTAGCCTTTAATACACTTATTTTTATGGAGATATTTTATCTGTTTTATGTCAGAAATATGAATACACTTACAAAAAGCTTCTTAGATATTGTCAATACTCCAGTTGCATGGGTTGCAGTAAGCGTAGTGGTTCTTGCCCAGACGATTGTGACATATGTACCGTTTTTTCAAACTGTTTTTACAACCAAAGCACTTTCATTTTCAGAAATTTCTTTAATTTTAGCAGTAGGGTTTATAATGTACGCTCTATTGGAGTTGGAGAAATATATTCGAGTGAAAACTCTCTATAAAACATCATAA
- the rpoD gene encoding RNA polymerase sigma factor RpoD, producing MTAKELNQAIETFFEEHKSKDCLTYESIIDLFEKQPTAAQAKNIYKLLNKHNKCIYTSSEHAKKLNDQEAEARREAQRKMIEDSDGDEFDILKEHELLEWSRSDSPVRMYLREMGQIPLLTKEEEIDISKQIEMGESIIIDAICSVPYLINFILDYKEPLINRERRVKELFKSFEDDKDDGDDDNDDDNDDDSNESKTLSAKDKSRVDKVTTSFKALEKAKKEWVKLTEKAPEDLDGDTTEEIVLYQLSVTFKKAVLKEKLLDLGPTSKLINELVKAMETALKSDEGYDKELKRLEYKLPLFNATLRANHKVLVDKIQDLTKEDIVNMVPEATMVSTYMEIKKLVQTKEASKNSFDMEPEKLADILEQIKRGKNISEKAKTKMAKSNLRLVVSIAKRYTNRGLPFLDLIQEGNIGLMKAVDKFEYQKGYKFSTYATWWIRQAISRAIADQARTIRIPIHMIETINRINKIMRKHLQENGKEPDVDTIAAEVGLSVEKVKNVIKITKEPISLEAPIGSEEDGRFGDFIEDKTSLSPSEAILKDDLKIQIEQVLEQLNEREKAVIKLRFGIMDDESDRTLEEIGKELSVTRERVRQIESSAIKKLKHPKVGRRLKNYIEE from the coding sequence ATGACGGCAAAAGAACTCAATCAAGCAATAGAAACCTTTTTTGAAGAGCATAAGTCAAAAGATTGTCTTACATACGAGTCTATTATTGACCTGTTTGAAAAACAACCTACTGCAGCTCAAGCAAAAAACATATACAAACTTTTAAACAAACACAACAAATGCATCTATACTTCAAGTGAACATGCAAAAAAACTAAACGATCAAGAAGCTGAAGCTCGTAGAGAAGCTCAAAGAAAAATGATCGAAGATAGCGATGGTGATGAATTCGATATCTTAAAAGAGCATGAACTACTAGAATGGTCTCGTTCAGATTCACCTGTACGTATGTACTTACGTGAAATGGGACAAATCCCACTTTTAACTAAAGAGGAAGAAATCGATATCTCAAAACAGATAGAGATGGGTGAAAGTATCATTATCGATGCTATCTGTTCAGTTCCATATCTAATCAACTTCATTTTAGATTATAAAGAACCACTTATTAATCGTGAACGTCGTGTTAAAGAACTTTTTAAAAGTTTTGAAGACGATAAGGATGACGGTGATGATGATAATGATGATGACAATGATGATGATAGTAATGAATCAAAAACATTATCTGCAAAAGACAAGTCTCGTGTAGATAAAGTTACTACCAGCTTTAAGGCTTTAGAAAAAGCAAAAAAAGAGTGGGTAAAACTAACAGAGAAAGCTCCTGAAGATTTAGATGGAGATACAACTGAAGAGATTGTACTTTACCAACTTTCAGTTACTTTCAAAAAAGCTGTTTTAAAAGAAAAACTTTTAGATTTAGGACCAACATCTAAACTTATCAATGAGCTTGTAAAAGCTATGGAAACTGCACTAAAATCTGATGAAGGATACGACAAAGAACTTAAACGTCTTGAGTATAAACTTCCTCTATTTAATGCAACACTTCGTGCAAACCATAAAGTTCTTGTAGATAAGATTCAAGACCTTACAAAAGAAGATATCGTAAATATGGTTCCAGAAGCTACTATGGTTTCTACATATATGGAGATTAAAAAACTTGTTCAAACAAAAGAAGCAAGTAAAAACAGTTTCGATATGGAACCTGAAAAACTTGCAGATATTTTAGAACAGATCAAACGTGGTAAAAATATCTCTGAAAAAGCAAAAACAAAAATGGCAAAATCGAATCTTCGTCTTGTTGTTTCAATCGCTAAACGTTATACAAACAGAGGTTTACCGTTCCTTGACCTTATCCAGGAAGGAAATATCGGTCTTATGAAAGCGGTTGATAAATTTGAATATCAAAAAGGATACAAATTTTCAACATACGCTACATGGTGGATTCGTCAGGCAATCTCTCGTGCGATCGCAGATCAGGCAAGAACTATCCGTATCCCTATCCATATGATTGAGACTATTAACCGTATTAATAAAATTATGCGTAAACATCTCCAAGAGAATGGTAAAGAGCCGGATGTTGATACAATCGCAGCAGAAGTTGGTCTTTCAGTTGAGAAAGTTAAAAACGTTATCAAGATCACAAAAGAGCCTATCTCTCTTGAAGCGCCAATCGGTAGTGAAGAGGATGGACGTTTCGGTGACTTTATCGAAGATAAAACTTCACTTTCACCTTCTGAGGCAATACTCAAAGATGACCTTAAAATTCAGATTGAGCAAGTTCTTGAACAACTTAACGAGCGTGAAAAAGCGGTTATCAAACTTCGTTTCGGTATTATGGATGATGAGAGTGACAGAACGTTAGAAGAGATTGGTAAAGAGTTAAGTGTAACACGTGAGCGTGTTCGTCAGATCGAATCAAGTGCGATCAAGAAACTTAAACACCCTAAAGTTGGTCGTAGACTGAAAAACTATATCGAAGAGTAA
- a CDS encoding flagellar hook-basal body protein, producing MQTGYYSSAAGMVTQFNRLDTIANNLANVNTAGYKEETLVVGDFMRVLKEARDELPNANQTKEGAAFLNRTLTKAPQVVDSFTDFSVGDLAKTSNTLDFALSKDDLFFAVRTPQGIRLTRDGSFSLNPEGKLINKQGYEVLGEDYQTSNEGIRFAQDDAVIKADKNGQIYTSVPGSLNMVAGQKLLVVQPDSIKELKKDGDNLYKLDNLESLDVINNSGAVAQGFVEKSNVNAVKMMTGLIETNRLIGMYQKAMDTQMNDMNKDAIEKIAKRA from the coding sequence ATGCAAACAGGGTATTACAGTTCTGCTGCCGGAATGGTCACGCAGTTTAACAGACTCGATACGATCGCAAATAACTTGGCAAATGTAAATACGGCAGGCTATAAAGAAGAAACTTTGGTAGTTGGTGATTTTATGCGTGTACTTAAAGAAGCGCGAGATGAACTGCCAAATGCAAATCAGACAAAAGAGGGTGCAGCTTTTTTAAACCGTACACTCACAAAAGCACCGCAGGTTGTAGATAGTTTTACAGACTTTTCTGTAGGTGATTTGGCAAAAACTTCAAATACTCTTGATTTTGCACTCTCTAAAGATGATCTCTTTTTTGCGGTAAGAACACCTCAGGGGATCAGACTTACACGTGATGGTTCTTTCTCTTTAAATCCTGAAGGAAAACTTATCAATAAACAGGGGTATGAAGTTTTAGGCGAAGATTACCAAACTTCAAACGAAGGGATTAGATTTGCTCAAGATGATGCTGTTATAAAAGCTGATAAAAACGGTCAAATATACACAAGTGTTCCTGGCAGTTTAAATATGGTTGCCGGACAAAAACTTTTAGTAGTACAGCCTGACAGTATTAAAGAATTAAAAAAAGATGGTGATAATCTTTACAAATTAGATAATTTAGAGAGTTTGGATGTTATTAATAACAGTGGTGCCGTAGCACAGGGATTTGTTGAAAAAAGTAATGTAAATGCCGTGAAAATGATGACGGGATTGATTGAAACAAACAGACTGATTGGGATGTATCAAAAAGCTATGGATACGCAGATGAATGATATGAACAAAGACGCAATTGAAAAAATTGCTAAAAGAGCTTAA
- the flgG gene encoding flagellar basal-body rod protein FlgG has product MMQSLHTASTGMLGMQLQIDTTANNIANVNTIGFKKSRAEFADLMYRTMEYAGTATSDTTQSPTGIEVGLGVRPTAVNKIFTEGSLKQTDNPLDISITGNGFFKMELPDGTEVYSRNGAFKRDQNGTIVNSDGYKLIPEIVIPEDATDVSIGTDGTVSVVQAGQTQATIVGQINTTAFINPAGLHSMGDNLYVETDASGQPVDGTPGQNGLGVIRQGFVELSNVELVVELTDLITGQRAYDANSKIITTSDEMLQTVNNLKR; this is encoded by the coding sequence ATGATGCAATCATTACATACAGCTTCTACAGGAATGCTGGGGATGCAACTACAAATAGACACAACAGCGAACAACATTGCCAATGTAAACACAATTGGTTTTAAAAAGTCTCGTGCAGAGTTTGCTGATCTTATGTATCGTACAATGGAATATGCCGGTACTGCAACAAGTGATACGACACAAAGCCCGACAGGGATTGAAGTGGGGCTTGGTGTTCGTCCAACTGCGGTAAACAAGATCTTTACAGAGGGTTCTCTAAAACAAACTGACAATCCTTTAGATATTTCGATCACTGGAAACGGATTCTTTAAAATGGAACTTCCAGACGGAACGGAAGTATACTCTAGAAACGGTGCGTTCAAACGTGATCAAAACGGTACTATCGTAAACTCTGACGGATATAAACTTATCCCTGAGATTGTAATTCCGGAAGATGCTACAGATGTTAGTATCGGTACGGATGGTACTGTAAGTGTTGTTCAAGCAGGCCAAACACAGGCTACGATAGTTGGACAAATCAATACTACCGCTTTTATTAACCCTGCAGGTCTTCACTCAATGGGTGATAACCTTTATGTGGAAACTGATGCTTCGGGTCAGCCTGTTGATGGTACGCCGGGACAAAATGGTCTGGGTGTAATCCGTCAAGGTTTTGTAGAACTGAGTAATGTTGAGCTTGTAGTTGAGTTAACGGACTTAATTACAGGTCAAAGAGCGTACGATGCTAACTCAAAAATCATCACAACTAGTGATGAAATGTTGCAAACTGTAAATAATTTAAAACGTTAA
- a CDS encoding 3-isopropylmalate dehydratase small subunit has product MQKANINGKVWRFGKDIDTDLIIAARYLNTSDPKELAKHVMEDADPEFVNKMSVGDVIVADENFGCGSSREHAPIALKAAGVAAVVAPTFARIFYRNAFNMGLPIFELPEASEINEGDKISIDMDKGTITNETTNKTYNFTPIPPFMQELIDAGGLMSFAQKEIEEGK; this is encoded by the coding sequence ATGCAAAAAGCAAACATAAATGGAAAAGTTTGGAGATTTGGTAAAGATATCGATACAGATTTAATTATCGCTGCGCGTTATCTAAATACTTCAGATCCGAAAGAACTTGCAAAACATGTTATGGAAGATGCAGATCCAGAATTTGTAAATAAAATGAGTGTTGGCGACGTTATAGTAGCTGATGAAAACTTTGGTTGTGGTAGTTCTCGTGAACACGCACCAATCGCACTAAAAGCTGCTGGAGTTGCTGCAGTTGTTGCTCCGACATTTGCAAGAATTTTTTACCGTAATGCTTTTAATATGGGACTTCCTATATTTGAATTACCAGAAGCAAGTGAAATTAATGAAGGTGATAAAATCTCTATCGATATGGATAAAGGGACAATCACAAATGAAACAACAAACAAAACATATAACTTCACTCCAATCCCACCTTTCATGCAAGAGCTAATCGATGCAGGTGGACTTATGAGTTTTGCACAAAAAGAGATTGAGGAAGGAAAATAA
- the leuB gene encoding 3-isopropylmalate dehydrogenase: MKSYKIALIKGDGIGPEIVDEAVKVLDAVASCSGFSLTYDELLMGGVAYDITGDPLPQETISGSLNSDAVLFGAIGGEKWDSLPREKRPESGLLRFRKELGVYANLRPAVVYDELANASSLKPEIVKGVDLMVVRELIGGIYFGEPKGRDENKGWNTMVYTKDEIVRIAHQAFKIAMTRQKRVCSIDKANVLDVSQLWRETVEEVAKEYPEVELSHMYVDNAAMQLIRDPKQFDVMLTGNIFGDILSDEASMLSGSIGLLPSASVGAKIGVYEPIHGSAPDIAGQGIANPIATIASASMMLRYALNEQEAADKVDAAIKRALSEGYRTGDLAQFDAKEVCSTSEMGSIIANYIVK, from the coding sequence ATGAAATCTTACAAAATAGCATTAATCAAAGGTGACGGTATCGGTCCTGAGATCGTAGACGAGGCTGTTAAAGTTTTAGATGCAGTAGCTTCATGTTCAGGGTTCAGTTTAACATACGATGAACTTTTAATGGGTGGTGTAGCTTACGATATTACTGGTGATCCGTTACCACAAGAGACTATTTCAGGCTCATTAAACTCTGATGCTGTACTTTTTGGTGCAATCGGTGGAGAAAAATGGGATTCTTTACCTCGTGAAAAACGTCCTGAAAGCGGTCTTTTACGTTTTAGAAAAGAGCTTGGGGTATATGCTAACTTACGTCCGGCAGTTGTATATGATGAACTTGCAAATGCATCATCATTAAAGCCTGAGATCGTAAAAGGTGTTGATCTTATGGTTGTTCGTGAGCTAATCGGTGGTATCTACTTCGGTGAGCCTAAAGGGCGTGACGAAAACAAAGGGTGGAACACTATGGTGTACACTAAAGACGAAATCGTACGTATCGCTCATCAAGCATTTAAAATCGCTATGACAAGACAAAAAAGAGTATGTTCAATCGATAAAGCAAACGTACTTGACGTTTCTCAGCTTTGGAGAGAGACTGTAGAGGAAGTGGCTAAAGAGTACCCAGAAGTAGAACTTTCTCATATGTATGTTGATAATGCTGCTATGCAACTTATCCGTGATCCAAAACAGTTCGACGTAATGCTTACAGGAAACATTTTTGGAGATATTTTATCTGATGAAGCTTCAATGCTTTCTGGTTCAATTGGATTATTACCGTCAGCTTCAGTTGGTGCTAAAATCGGTGTATATGAGCCGATCCACGGTTCAGCTCCAGATATCGCAGGTCAAGGGATTGCAAATCCAATCGCTACAATTGCATCTGCATCTATGATGTTGCGTTATGCACTTAATGAACAAGAAGCGGCAGATAAAGTTGATGCTGCTATTAAAAGAGCTCTTAGTGAAGGGTATAGAACAGGCGATCTTGCTCAGTTTGATGCAAAAGAGGTTTGTTCAACTTCAGAGATGGGTTCTATCATCGCTAACTATATAGTAAAGTAA
- a CDS encoding tetratricopeptide repeat protein, whose translation MQTLTLANIYELQGLKEEALEIYKEILKKDPSNSEAKIAIRRLSGVRKKFLKVNTQMKEFFVKMDTDVEFKEFERWLLKAWN comes from the coding sequence ATGCAGACATTAACTTTAGCAAATATCTATGAACTACAGGGTTTAAAGGAGGAAGCTTTAGAGATCTATAAAGAGATTCTCAAAAAAGATCCTTCCAACTCTGAAGCAAAAATTGCTATAAGAAGATTGTCTGGTGTAAGAAAAAAATTTTTAAAAGTAAATACTCAAATGAAAGAGTTTTTTGTAAAGATGGATACTGATGTTGAGTTTAAAGAGTTTGAAAGGTGGTTACTAAAAGCATGGAACTAA
- a CDS encoding CiaD-like domain-containing protein has translation MELKDMILSTLEEIEEEVSPIDALKKEETAYKTFEPTENVISTKETEEANSTKMNVVDNELLFLKSIRERLLVLFEGFQAPNNANLEAKIDMTLNFLEYTLATIDERVKVLEKDKI, from the coding sequence ATGGAACTAAAAGATATGATATTATCAACTTTAGAGGAGATAGAGGAAGAAGTTTCACCTATCGATGCTCTAAAAAAAGAGGAAACTGCTTATAAAACTTTTGAACCTACAGAAAACGTAATTTCCACTAAAGAAACAGAGGAAGCAAACTCTACAAAGATGAATGTTGTAGATAATGAGCTGTTATTTTTAAAATCGATTAGAGAAAGACTATTAGTGCTTTTTGAAGGGTTTCAGGCTCCAAACAATGCCAATTTAGAAGCAAAAATAGATATGACACTTAACTTTTTAGAGTACACTCTTGCAACAATTGATGAAAGAGTAAAAGTTTTAGAAAAGGATAAAATATAA
- the purU gene encoding formyltetrahydrofolate deformylase, with protein MKYRVLIDANDEKGLVHKVSSVFFNYDLNILSNSEFVDKESNKFFMRSVVDGDVDKNELSNAIAEVLPKNSSVKVIEPKKKNIIIMATKELHALGDILVRHEAGELEANILGVVSNYDALEPFVSKFNIPYITVSHEGLERAEHETKIIEAINSFEDVDYIVLAKYMRILTPRFVEAFEDKIINIHHSFLPAFIGANPYKQAYDRGVKIIGATAHFVNNNLDEGPIIAQDTIHVNHAHSWRDMQKNGRDVEKVVLSRALKLALEDRIFIYANRTVIF; from the coding sequence ATGAAATATCGCGTTTTAATAGATGCAAACGATGAAAAAGGTTTGGTACATAAAGTATCGAGTGTCTTTTTTAATTACGATCTAAATATTTTATCAAACAGTGAATTTGTTGACAAAGAGAGCAACAAGTTTTTTATGCGTAGTGTTGTTGACGGCGATGTAGATAAAAATGAGCTTTCAAATGCAATAGCAGAAGTACTTCCTAAAAACTCTAGTGTAAAAGTGATCGAGCCTAAGAAAAAAAACATCATTATTATGGCGACAAAAGAGCTGCATGCACTTGGTGATATTTTAGTTCGTCATGAAGCAGGGGAGTTAGAAGCAAATATTTTAGGTGTAGTATCGAACTATGATGCCTTAGAGCCTTTTGTATCTAAGTTTAATATCCCATATATCACTGTTTCTCACGAGGGATTAGAGCGTGCTGAGCATGAGACTAAGATCATTGAAGCAATTAATAGCTTTGAAGATGTTGACTATATTGTTTTAGCAAAATATATGAGAATTTTAACTCCAAGATTTGTAGAAGCGTTTGAAGATAAGATTATCAATATTCACCACTCTTTCTTACCTGCGTTTATCGGTGCAAACCCATATAAACAAGCGTACGATCGCGGTGTTAAGATCATCGGGGCTACGGCACACTTTGTAAACAATAATCTTGATGAAGGGCCGATCATCGCTCAAGATACTATTCATGTAAACCATGCACATAGTTGGAGAGATATGCAGAAAAACGGTAGAGATGTTGAAAAAGTAGTACTTTCTCGTGCATTAAAACTTGCATTAGAAGATCGTATCTTTATTTATGCAAATAGAACGGTTATCTTTTAG
- a CDS encoding tRNA (cytidine(34)-2'-O)-methyltransferase: protein MAFNLVLVHPQIPNNTGAIGRLCVNAGASLHLIKPIGFDIDEKAVRRAGLDYWDKLDLHVWESLEHFFENNEITDNAYFATTKTDKPYFEATFKDGDYIFFGSETAGIPEDVLNKYKTQCVTIPMTKDGRSLNLAISTGIVLYDAIRQTYDTFPKA, encoded by the coding sequence ATGGCATTTAATTTAGTTCTTGTACATCCTCAGATCCCAAATAATACGGGTGCAATAGGTCGTCTTTGTGTAAATGCAGGGGCAAGCCTGCACCTTATTAAACCGATTGGATTTGATATAGATGAAAAAGCGGTACGTCGTGCCGGACTTGATTACTGGGATAAGCTGGATCTGCATGTTTGGGAGTCATTAGAGCATTTTTTTGAAAATAATGAGATTACGGACAATGCATACTTTGCAACTACAAAAACAGATAAGCCTTACTTTGAAGCAACATTCAAAGATGGTGATTATATCTTTTTTGGTAGTGAAACAGCAGGAATTCCTGAAGATGTATTGAACAAGTACAAGACGCAATGTGTAACTATCCCTATGACAAAAGATGGAAGAAGTTTAAATCTTGCAATTAGTACCGGTATCGTTTTATATGATGCTATTAGACAAACATACGACACATTCCCTAAGGCTTAA
- a CDS encoding LexA family transcriptional regulator produces MNSFSDIVEEIKSILSSEFSPKKVFDKDVAESIGISQMNFATMKRRNKIPFGELLDFCARRSISINWLLYGQSPESLVGPTNNYMIKYFTDINASAGGGSDNEFEEVESLEIPQQFVFMLGGERELQHIEAINVSGDSMEPTFSYNDIVFINRNKTDINRGGIFTIRTEAGLFIKRIQKRIDGKIDVISDNSVYNTQTLDPQEIEVIGRVVSRFGDVD; encoded by the coding sequence ATGAATAGTTTTTCTGATATAGTAGAAGAGATAAAAAGTATATTATCTTCAGAATTCTCTCCAAAGAAAGTTTTTGATAAAGATGTTGCAGAGTCGATTGGAATCTCTCAAATGAACTTTGCAACAATGAAAAGACGCAATAAGATACCTTTTGGTGAATTGTTGGACTTTTGTGCACGGAGAAGTATCTCTATTAACTGGTTACTTTACGGACAATCACCTGAAAGTTTGGTTGGCCCTACAAATAACTATATGATCAAGTATTTTACAGATATTAACGCAAGTGCCGGCGGTGGTAGCGATAACGAATTTGAAGAGGTAGAATCGTTAGAGATCCCGCAGCAATTCGTTTTTATGCTTGGAGGTGAACGAGAGCTGCAACATATAGAAGCGATCAATGTAAGCGGTGATTCTATGGAGCCAACTTTTAGCTATAATGATATAGTATTTATTAATAGAAACAAAACTGATATCAATCGCGGCGGTATCTTTACTATAAGAACAGAAGCAGGATTGTTTATTAAACGTATTCAAAAAAGAATTGATGGAAAGATAGATGTAATTTCAGACAATTCTGTTTATAATACACAAACATTAGATCCCCAAGAGATTGAAGTAATAGGGCGAGTAGTTAGCCGTTTTGGGGATGTTGACTAG